AACcggatctggctcctctccttACCACACATCGTCCAAGTCAATCCATAGCTACTTGGGCGACTGCCATATAACGAGACAATAATCCAACGGTTTGAAAAAGACGCAAAGAATGAGACACCAAAACTATTAGATCATTACATCGTCAAATGGCACTTGCTCAAATAACTATGAATAAGACCTAGGCGATGGCCCTAAAGGAGAAGAGCCGAATCCATAGAAACGTTTCCGTAATATCTATAATAAAAATCTCTTGGGAGTCGAGCCATTTAATGACAACGTGTGGGTCCCAGTGGGAATCCATATATAAACAAAGCCATGGCACAAGAGTCTTGCTGAGTTGAGAGAGGTGTCACATGAGCGTGGGAATTggggaagaagaatagaagaaaagcgttttgattgagagagagagagagatggcaatTTGTAGCAGTAGATGGTTGGCCTTGGCAGCCATAATATTCATGGCCGGAAGTCTGATCTCCAGCAAGGGTGTCTCATCCCAGGGATGCGGACTTGATCTTATGGGTTTAGTGTATAAATGCTTGCCCATCATTCAAAATCCGGTGGTGGAGGAGGTAACACAGTCTCATTGGTGTTGTGGTGCGTTGAAGAATGTGGAAATCCCATGCGTCTGCAAGTACATCACCAAGGAATTGGAGGAGCTGTTCAGCATGGATAAGGTAGTCGATGTTGCAGAGCAGTGTGGAGTGACTCTTCCCCATGGGATGATATGTGGAAGTAAGATTCAATCCTTTTCTCCCTTTCACTAAATTTTTTTATGCCAAAAAGATTCCTTCTTGTTTGGATCAACCATGATTCTCTTCtgatttacaattttttttgggggggggtgataATAGACATTTTCACTGTTTTATATCtagagaatgaaagaaaacttaaaaagaaaaaaattaaaaggaagaaagaaatctACCTGCTTGCATGACTTTGCATTCAGATATAGATAGGTACGAAAAGATCATGCTATCACCCGCCTTGATGCTTCCGCATCACTTCCCATTGGCATTGTCTGTGCAAGAGGATAGGGATCTCTTCTTGcccattttataattattacttAATATGATTGTGTCATTAGTTTCATATCAAGATTGAATCCTTTGTACTTTTTTTCACCTGGAAATACATGTAAACTATGAAGATCCAACAAGCCCCACTTCCTGCCATTTAGAAGGTGAAGAGGGCTATATATGGAAGCAAAGGGATAAGTGTTTGATCCTCACATAGTCAGTACATCCCAGTAAATATACGTGCAGAAGATCTATTCTCAAATCAAATCATCTAAAATTTGGTTATTAGACTTTGATTTATTTTGCATTCAAATCTCTtagattaaaaattaaataaaaaatataacacaAAAATGTTAAGAGTTTTAAATAGGTTATTCATGATTACAAAagcttccttttttctctttttaaaacacattttactttatttttctctcgTTTTTACTTGGAAATGCACTTTGattgtaagaaaataaaaggaagagaagtaAAATCCAATCAATAATAAAGTGGAAACTTTTATAATAGTTACCTCACAAAAATATGTAATCAATTCCAAGATATTCCTAatatatttatcaaaatttgtGCTTTAGTTTATAATCAAATTCCAGTTTGATTCTAATAAAAGTTGTAATTCTAAGAAAATTGCTTGCAGGGTGATCTATTAGCATTCCTCGGCATGGCTTAATATATTATAATGAAAAGTTCTAAGAAATAAGACACGAGAAGCCATGAGATATCATGTGCAATGCAATTGGGATGCTTATTTTAGATTTGTGTGACGCATTTTTCTCTCCCAactaatttatacaatcacaagggataataattacaaaagtttctattttaagtttgaaaattttcactttttcttccctttacaatattttcattacaaaacacattaaatcacaAAACTTATTTTTCTTGATACCCTATAGGTTTACCTACGTATGTATTAAAAGTTTTAGGTCATGGAAGAGAATCCACGACAGCGAAATCATCACGGAGAAATCAAATCGAGTTTTTATAGTAGAAGGAGATATGATGAAGTTGAAAAAACCTCATGAAATTCcacaacctaaaccctagaacctAGGGATGTAATTAGGGTGTCTGATCACCCATAATGCAATGATCACCCGTTCCGCCGTCTGGCTTATATTCTTCATGCAGCATTCAAACCGAATGACTCTATGAAATTATGTTGATACTTCGTAACTTAGAAGACATCTTCCCTTGGAGATCTTTAAAATTACCACCACTAAGTTTTCAATTCGCCTCTAACCATCAAATAGTAGAtttctctcactttctctcttcccACGACCATACCCTATATCTGGGTCTCTTTATACTTGTAACATAGGATAATCACACTTATTTGCAGAGAGAGCTACTTGAGGATCAAgtatcttagttttttttttttttttttttaaatatatttattgGGTTTCTGTGTTTAACTACTTAGGTATTTGGTCTTATCTGAAACACCCAGCCACCCAATGGGCTGCCACATGGATACCAGTCCATGGGCCTTTATTACATGGATATGGATATTAATCCAATAGACTATGCAGAAAAGATAAGTCCCAACAAGCCACAAGTTGTTTTCAAACATGAACTTTGATTCTGCAATCTCAAATGCTATATGCTTGATGTTGAGATGGTCTTTGGTCAAGTGATAAATGGCAAGTTTGGATGCCTTCTATAGGTATTGGTCTACCTAATCTCAAGTTCTCAATCCTGTTTGAATCTAGTCAAGTGCATATTATCATTATCAATAAGATATAATTTGGTCTTTATCACCAACAAAAGATCAGAAAGTAATATATGGTGAATTCAATGGCTTAAGATGAACTACCAAATTTAATATGCGATTTATCATAATATCTATCATTGAAcacatggaaagggaaattaccataataaaattatgaataCTTAGTAATTTCATAGAGAATTACTAAAGCTAAAACAATGAAAAGCTTTCATTAcccttaaatatatatatatatatatatttaagtcATTTCACAAAAGGTGACCAAATGCTTTTCATATGAGATAAACAAAAATCGATAAAAATATCTTACAGTTATTGAATTTCTTATGAAAACAAtgagaatttatttatttattattattattatttttttttttggtaaatattgtTGCCATCATACAACTCAAATTAAAGGTATTTTAATAATTCTATAGAGGGAACCAAATCAAATACGACCGAATTTGCTACAATAGTAGAACCATGCCATGcatgtgagttttttttttttttcttgggattttctctcattatTCATTTCTTTTACAGGTTACACCATACCAAAGGCATGAAGCTGAGAGAAAAGGAGGAACATAGGCACTTTGGTGTTTTTGAACTTTTATATTGTAAGAGATCATCTCTGTTATGTCATTGAAACTAGAATAATACATTTTTGTggcttcttccccctccccaccccctcccaaaaaaaaaaaaaaaaaagaaattgttgAAACTCTCTAAAATAGAGATGGCTTTTATCTGTTGCATCCAATCTTGACCTTTTAAACAATATACAAAGCAACTCTTGGGTGAGACTGGCCATTAAATATGGAAACCCAACTTCCAAACACAGATGAAATGGGAGCAAGATTTGTAGGGTGCGTGTTAGTAGCATTTTATCTCTCTTGAAAAAATTGTACCAAAGTATATGATCATAGTTCTTGAGATGCAGTGAAAGGGTAACTTAAGTGGATTGATCACACAATGACACCCAAAACCCTTATTCCatcttttgtttctctctccccttattCCATATTTATATTTCTCCAGAAAATATCCTATTTTCTCAAAGTAAGTCTAAGAAGTAAAAAATCGTCAATCTCACAATCCAACCGTTCAAAAATAGATTTGATTTATCATATTAAATTAGAATTAGGGCTAATGTGAAAGAGTTCTTTCACGTTTGGGTAAGGACAATTTTAATGGTCATTAAAGTTGGAGATCTTTGTAAGGGTAAAATTGAACTAACGGTTTAGATCTCGCCGTTATGTCAGTCAAAGAATTGGATCCGTTGATTTTTATGGTCCGTATCATTTTAGTATATCCTTTTTGCGTCCGGCGTCTCGTGACTCTCGTGGCTACTCTGCAAATTAAGCACATGAAACTGTGCACTGTTTTTTGGCCGATTGGAGTTTGTGACCACTAAATCTATGTTTAGAAGGGCATATGAATGATGTACACagcatttcatcaaaaaaaaaacaagaaggatGAGTAATAGAAAAAGTCAAATGACTAGGGATCAAAGTTTACGAAAAGACACCCCTTTCCCTTGAAAATAGGGGCAGTGTCTGGGTGTGGGGAATACTAGACGAACAATGTTTCTGCTCCCATAATACACAAGAATGGTATCAAATTGTAGACAATATTGAACTTAACAGAGGAAAAGTCAAATGACTAGGGAATGATATATATGTGAAGAGCAGAAttctctagaaaaaaaaaaagagatgagtAATAGAAAAAGAGGATAAAGAGAATCACACCTAACACCTAAGATAGACTCAAACTAGGGGAGGGGGTATTGGCGTCCAGCTAAGACCACATCAGCATATCTCCATCTTCTCTTATGATTTCTCAACTTATTGATCACGTCCGGCTCAACTGATTGATACGAGTTATTTTTGGATATGTTGGAATCAAGTCAACGGATGAATATGAGACAGTTTTGGAATGTACTGGAATCAAGTCATGATTTCATCCATCCCCCACTTCGATCTTTGGCATTGGCACCTAGGACATCCCGCTTTTTCTTTGTCACCAAAATTGAAGGCCTTAGacaataataattatttttccaACAAGTGCACTTGCACGGTTTGCCCCTTGGCAAAGCAAACCCGCTTACCCTTCCCAACTAGCACAATTACCACTACCTTTTGTTTTCAGTTAGTACATTTCAATGTTTGGGGGCCTATAACACGCCCTCCCATTTGGGTGCCCGTTATTTTTTAACAGTGGTGGTTGACTATTCTCGAAGTACATGGGTTTATTTGATGAATCATAAAACTGATGTAACTCCTCTTCTTCGTTATTTTTCTGCAATGGTCAAAACACAATTCAACACCCAATTTCGCCAACTTCATTCTGATAATGCATGGGAGTTCTTTAATAACCCACATTTTGATTACTTTTGTTCTTTAGGCATGATACACCAATCAAGTTGTGTTTACACTTCACAACAAAACGGCGTTGTGGAGCGAAAACATCATCATTTGCTTACCATCGCCCGTGCATTGCTCTTCCTAACTAACTTACCATTAAATTTTTGGGGAGAATGTGTCATCACCACAGCTTTTATAATAAATCGTTTGCCAACACCAGTTCTTAACAACCAAACACCTTATGAGATTCTTTTTCATAAATCCCATATCTTGTCTAATCTCAAGGTGTTTGGTTGCCTTTGTTTTGGTCGCAATCCCATTGTTAAACATAAATTTGATAAACATGCATCTCCTGGTATCTTTGTTGGGTACCCATACGGCCAAAAGAGTTATCATGTTTTTGACCTATCCACTCAAACCATTTATGTTTCGCGTGATATCATTTTCCATGAACATATTTTTCCATACAATATGCTTTCATCTCCATTGGTTTCCAAATCTCCTGTCCTACCTCTACTAGCCACTGAACCAGACTTTCTTTCATCCGAACCCAACACGTTTTCCCCAACTGTTGACCTTGCCCCTCACCCTAATCCTATTATTCCCACTCACCCTGACCCAACAGCAGCACCCAACCCGACCTCTGAACCCGACCCGACACCTGAACATATAGTGCCACCCACTCTCACTTCCTACCTACCCCTTCATACCCTATCCTCTCGCACTCGTGTCCCACCCGATTACCTAAAAGACTACTATGTTTCCAGTGCCCGCTCTCaatcttcttcaattgttggTTCAGGTAcatctcattctctctctaattttttatcttatGATCAGTTTTCTCCTTCTCACCTTTCTTTTCTTAGCTCTCTATCTATAACTCATGAACCAACAAATTTTTCTGAAGCCATGCAATTACAAGAATGACGCACTGCTATGCAAGCTGAGATAGTGGCCCTTGAGAACAACTGTACATCGTCTCTTGTTCCATTATCCCCTGGCAAACGAGCTATTGGCTTAAAATGggtttacaaaataaaaataaactctGATGGATCAATTGATGGTTACAAAGCCCGACTCGTTGCTACGGGTATACATAGATTGAAGGCTTTGATTATCATGATACCTTTGCTCCTGTTGCAAAATTGGTTATTGTTCGTACTCTCCTTGCTATAGCTGCTGCTTGTGGATGAAACTTACATCAATTAGATGTGAATAATGCATTTTTGTATGGGGACCTTGCAGAAGAAGTGTACATGACCCCTCCTCCCGGTTATCTACGAAAGGAGGAGAATCTTGTTTGCCACCTACACAAATCCTTGTACGGCCTTAAATAGGCATCCCTCAATTGGTTCTTAAAATTCTCCAAAGTGTTGTTGCATTCTGGTTTCACAAAATCTCAAGTTGACCGCTCACAATTTTTTCCACATCAGCAAACCCCTTCGGTTTTTGTCCTTGTGTATGTCGACGACATTGTCATTACAGCATCTAATGCTACTTCCATTCAAAATGTCAAGCACCTCATATGCCAAACATTTCATACCAAGCACCTAGGGACTCTTAAATTTGTTCTTGGAATTGAAGTAGCTCATTCCAAGAGTGGCCTATACAT
This Macadamia integrifolia cultivar HAES 741 chromosome 10, SCU_Mint_v3, whole genome shotgun sequence DNA region includes the following protein-coding sequences:
- the LOC122091062 gene encoding uncharacterized protein LOC122091062; the protein is MAICSSRWLALAAIIFMAGSLISSKGVSSQGCGLDLMGLVYKCLPIIQNPVVEEVTQSHWCCGALKNVEIPCVCKYITKELEELFSMDKVVDVAEQCGVTLPHGMICGSYTIPKA